The DNA window CGTACGTCCGCTGGCTGAAGCCCCCCGCTCCCCGCCCCACCCCCGCCCCCTCTGCCCCCATGTCCCCCGCCGTAGCGCGGACGGCGGCCGCGGTTTTGCCCCTTTAGGTAAGCTATTCCATGCCCATAGCGAATTGGATGGCCGCATCGATTTCTTTAAGTTTCTTGGCGCTCAAGGTAGTGATGCGGCTGCGAAGGCAGTCTTTGGGAATAGTGGTGATGGTATCCAGGTTGGCTACGCATGCCTGTGGCATTCCTTCCGCCTTGCCCAGGGATACCTCCGAGGGAATATTACGGATGCGGGTGGTGACCGGCGCCACGATTACCAGTGAGCGGACGCTATAGGCTTCGTTACGTGAGAGCAGCACCACGGGGCGCTGCCCCGCCGGCGCTTCCAGCTCCGCCCACCATATCTCGCCCCTCCGCATTACCAGGGTTCCTCGGCAAGGATGGTGCTGGCGGCGCGGCGGGCTGCGCTCACTTCCTCCGGCGTCTCCGGCGTCTGCTGGTAGGCGCGGATGTATTGCTCGCTCTGCTCCTGCTCCTGCTGGCGGCGGAGTAGAGTCTCAACAGCGCGGCGGAAGAACTGGCTGCGGCTCTCACCCCGCTGATCCCGTTCCCGTTCCACCGCGTCGAGAACTTCCGATGGAAGGCTTATGGCAATTTTCGCTGTTTTAGACATGGTGTCACCTTATCATACTGAATTCATACCATAGTATGAAAGAATCAGATGTGTTTGTCAAGTCAACTCCCCCCGCCCCACCCCCGCCCCCTCTGCCCCCATGTCCCCCGCCACAGCGCGGGCGATGGTCGCCTTGTTGCCCCACAGGGATTCGTATATGATCATAGCTCCCGGGTTACAAACTTTTTCTAGAGACTCTGACATTCCTATTGAACTTGAATCCTGATCTATTGCCCTGTTCCGGCTGCAAACCGCTTTCCTTAATTTTCTTTTGAAATAGGTCGTGTGCATCATTCTTTTGTGGACCAGACCATTTTAAAACAGAGGGGACGAGTAAAACTTTGTTGTCTCCATAAAGAGACAATGTCCCATCTTTATCGAACGTAATATTCTTCACTTCGTGCCAGTAAATTCTGTAGGTAGCCAACATACTGCTACATGTGACGCTTTCATCATTAAAAGTGAAATGGTTCACCCTCCAAATCAAGTTGATGACACAAAGTACTGAAAAAGCTACTAAAAAATAAGCCAGACTGTTCTCATGTGCCAAGAACGAGCCGATTGCGCCACCGGCGGATATTACGATGCCCAACAAGGTGTATATCTTGGTCGTACGCAGCCCGACCTTCAAATTATCAGATGGTTGACTGGTTATAAATGCGGGCTTCACCACTGCCGGCTCTTGCTTACTCATGAAGTCTTTTACATTTTTGTTTAGGTTTGATGGCGAACCTCCGCCAGGGTAAGGCGTCGCCTCGCATTCTTGAAGCTTCCTCAGGAAAAAAGCCAATGCGTTTTCCTTATCTGGGCCTGACCAGAACGAAGGTGGAAACACGTTTAGACGCTTTTTATCTGTATGAAGCAAAAGATCTCCACCTTGACCGTATTCTATCTTTTTTATATCGCGCCAATAGATGCGGCGAGTCAGAAAAATGTTGCGCCATGTCACACTTTCTTCGTCGAAGATGAAGTGGCCAGGGGCCAGGATCAGGATAGCTCCTAGTAGTATTACCGCGAAACATATCCAAATCCCAACGTATTGCTGCGCCAGGAACGCGACTATTGCCACAATAGTAAAAACCGTTATACCTATACAGCCGATAATCTTGATACTGCGCATTCCAACTTTATATTGGATAGGCGGTTGTTTTGGCAGAGGTTTACCGGTTTGAATTCCTGGTTCCATCCATCCTGTATCGCTGTCTTTCATCTTATCCCTTTCATAACTATATAGATGAATAAACATCTTTTTAACCCCCCGCCCCCTCCGCTCC is part of the Dehalococcoidia bacterium genome and encodes:
- a CDS encoding type II toxin-antitoxin system PemK/MazF family toxin, with translation MRRGEIWWAELEAPAGQRPVVLLSRNEAYSVRSLVIVAPVTTRIRNIPSEVSLGKAEGMPQACVANLDTITTIPKDCLRSRITTLSAKKLKEIDAAIQFAMGME
- a CDS encoding ribbon-helix-helix protein, CopG family; amino-acid sequence: MSKTAKIAISLPSEVLDAVERERDQRGESRSQFFRRAVETLLRRQQEQEQSEQYIRAYQQTPETPEEVSAARRAASTILAEEPW